In the Aneurinibacillus soli genome, one interval contains:
- a CDS encoding DHH family phosphoesterase, whose translation MPKFLAKCWFGSHMILALLFGLAATGLLALYVHWIFGLLGILGLVLIIYVTLQNKKRFLNEMESYVTSLGHRIQHAGDDLIQAMPIGIVLVNDNQLIEWHNQYVQTMTGRTNLIGEMLLEIFPPLADVKPGKEKAEITYQKHIYDVEIRSDERLFYFTDITLYKELQMHYDDEKPVMGIVHLDNLDEVVQGMDEQSQSILLTNVTGAITKWAQQYDIYLRRFASDKFFAVLDQGTLQKLETTRFDILDVVREMTTKNKIPITLSIGIGAGVDGLIELGEMAQSSLDVALGRGGDQAAVKVRDKLTFYGGKSNAVEKRNRVRARVIAHALRDLMLESDLVLIMGHKMPDMDAIGAAIGVLKAVHAADKQGYILLDESNPAIERLMQAVEEHEDLNDYFITSDQAIQMVTRRTLVVVVDTHRPSMTIEPRLLNMTSKVVLIDHHRRSEEFIADPVLIYLEPYASSTSELVTELLQYQGENLSLDVLEATALLAGIVVDTKSFAFRTGSRTFEAASFLRRKGADTALVQILLKEDLTQYIRRAEIVQQTEIIGKNIAIAQGKNDEKYGQLLIAQAADTLLTMAGIDASFVICRRPDDMIGISARSLGDFNVQVVMEQMGGGGHLNNAATQLKEVTVAEAVEQLKQVLKNYQGGKLK comes from the coding sequence ATGCCGAAGTTCCTGGCAAAATGCTGGTTTGGATCGCATATGATACTGGCTCTTCTTTTTGGGCTAGCGGCAACGGGGCTGCTTGCACTTTATGTCCACTGGATATTTGGGCTTCTCGGTATCCTGGGGCTGGTTCTTATCATATATGTCACACTGCAGAACAAAAAACGATTTCTTAATGAAATGGAGTCGTATGTGACTTCACTCGGCCATCGGATTCAACATGCAGGAGATGACTTGATTCAAGCTATGCCAATTGGAATTGTGCTGGTCAATGACAATCAGTTGATTGAATGGCACAATCAGTATGTGCAGACGATGACAGGCAGAACGAACTTAATTGGTGAGATGCTGCTTGAAATTTTTCCCCCGCTTGCAGATGTGAAGCCGGGGAAAGAAAAAGCGGAAATTACATATCAGAAACATATTTACGATGTGGAGATCCGCTCGGATGAGCGTCTGTTTTATTTTACAGATATCACGCTTTATAAAGAGCTGCAGATGCATTACGATGATGAGAAGCCGGTAATGGGAATTGTCCATCTGGATAATCTGGATGAAGTGGTACAGGGGATGGATGAGCAAAGTCAGAGTATCTTACTGACAAATGTAACAGGTGCGATTACCAAATGGGCACAGCAATATGATATTTATTTGCGACGATTCGCCTCGGATAAGTTCTTTGCGGTGCTGGATCAAGGAACGTTGCAAAAGTTAGAAACGACACGCTTCGATATTCTTGATGTCGTCCGTGAAATGACCACGAAAAACAAGATTCCAATCACACTTAGCATTGGGATTGGTGCAGGTGTTGATGGACTAATCGAACTCGGCGAGATGGCGCAGTCAAGCCTTGATGTGGCGCTTGGTCGAGGCGGGGATCAGGCCGCTGTGAAAGTCAGAGATAAGCTTACGTTTTACGGTGGCAAATCAAATGCGGTCGAGAAGCGCAATCGTGTGCGTGCCCGTGTAATTGCCCATGCGCTCCGTGATTTGATGCTTGAGAGTGATCTCGTATTGATTATGGGTCATAAAATGCCTGACATGGATGCGATTGGTGCTGCGATTGGGGTACTGAAAGCTGTACATGCAGCAGATAAGCAGGGGTATATTTTGCTTGATGAAAGCAACCCGGCGATTGAGCGGCTGATGCAGGCTGTAGAGGAGCATGAAGATCTGAATGATTACTTTATTACAAGTGATCAAGCGATCCAGATGGTGACACGCCGGACGCTTGTTGTGGTAGTAGACACACACCGTCCATCGATGACGATTGAACCTCGTCTGCTGAATATGACCAGCAAAGTGGTGCTCATTGATCATCACCGTCGCTCGGAAGAGTTCATTGCCGATCCTGTTCTGATCTATCTGGAACCATATGCGTCGTCTACGAGTGAGCTGGTAACGGAGCTATTACAGTATCAAGGTGAGAATCTTTCCCTTGATGTGCTGGAAGCTACAGCGCTTCTAGCCGGTATTGTAGTAGATACGAAAAGCTTTGCTTTCCGGACTGGATCACGTACGTTTGAAGCTGCATCTTTCTTGCGCCGTAAAGGAGCGGATACCGCTCTCGTGCAGATTTTGCTGAAAGAAGATCTGACACAGTATATCCGACGCGCTGAAATTGTACAGCAAACTGAGATTATCGGAAAAAACATTGCTATTGCCCAGGGGAAGAATGATGAGAAATACGGGCAGCTACTCATTGCACAGGCTGCGGATACGTTGCTTACGATGGCGGGAATTGATGCTTCGTTTGTAATCTGCCGCAGGCCGGATGATATGATTGGGATTAGTGCCCGCTCACTCGGTGACTTCAATGTTCAAGTTGTGATGGAGCAGATGGGTGGTGGCGGACATCTAAATAATGCGGCTACTCAGCTTAAGGAAGTCACGGTAGCTGAAGCAGTTGAGCAGCTAAAACAAGTATTGAAAAATTACCAGGGAGGGAAACTGAAATGA
- the rplI gene encoding 50S ribosomal protein L9: protein MKVIFLQDVKGQGKKGEIKEVSEGYARNFLFKKGLAQVATEGNMKMQQAHQKSEEKRKQEELEEAKALAKVMAETEITIKAKSGEGGRLFGGVSTKQIAEELKKAGFKVDKRKILLDDPIRTLGYTNVPIKIHQEVTTTMKVHVVEE, encoded by the coding sequence ATGAAAGTAATTTTCTTACAAGATGTAAAAGGACAGGGGAAAAAAGGAGAAATTAAAGAAGTCTCTGAGGGATATGCCCGCAATTTCTTATTTAAAAAAGGTCTGGCTCAGGTGGCGACCGAGGGTAACATGAAGATGCAACAGGCTCACCAAAAGAGCGAGGAAAAGCGCAAGCAGGAAGAGCTTGAAGAAGCAAAGGCGCTTGCCAAAGTGATGGCAGAAACGGAGATTACCATTAAGGCGAAATCAGGAGAAGGTGGCCGCTTGTTTGGAGGCGTGAGCACGAAGCAAATCGCAGAAGAACTAAAGAAGGCAGGCTTCAAAGTCGACAAGCGTAAAATTTTGCTTGATGACCCGATTCGTACGCTCGGCTACACAAATGTTCCGATCAAAATACATCAAGAGGTAACCACAACGATGAAAGTACACGTCGTTGAAGAATAG
- a CDS encoding replicative DNA helicase — protein MSDIFLDRIPPQNIEAEQAVLGAIFLEREALIAATDILVAEDFYRTSHQRIFQVMTDLGERNEPVDLVTVTAELENRKQLDEVGSVSYLTDLATSVPTASNIEYYAKIVEEKSTLRRLIRAATKIVTDGYTGGEDIPALLGDAERHIMQIAQRQRTSSFMHIKDVLMDTYEYIETLSESKGEITGLPTGYPDLDKMTAGLKPSELIILAARPAVGKTAFALNVAQNVAARAGAPVAIFSLEMSATQLVQRMICAEGNIDAQRMRTGYFADDDWHKLTMAIGTLASAPIYIDDTPGITITDIRSKCRRLKSEVGLGLILIDYLQLITGRKGGGDNRQQEISEISRTLKLIARELECPVIALSQLSRAVEQRQDKRPMLSDIRESGCLSYDTLLTRADTGERVPIGSLVGQENIPVLSMNDELKLEVAHISKVFSSGYKQLFELRTASGRSIKASANHPFYTVEGWKAVEELQVGERVSVARQLTLGPSKELKDQMSKEELGLLAHLIGDGCVLARQPIHYTSEDEANLSYVAEVAVQLFGIQSRVVEQSTWKHIYLPAPYRLARGKRHPITLWFEELGIWNLRSYEKIIPDKVFKQSRDSIGWFLHHLWATDGCIYFKEDQQGKIYYASSSRTLAEQVQHLLLRLSILSTVRTVKQGKHRANYHVDISGKDMQLAFMERIGCYGKRGGNIIDFSAALHGKKRNPNRDVIPKEVWSYVASVKDEYGLSWRNVSNGLAMSYCGSTLFKSGVSRERLSKLYKVIPDKKLSHLASSDIYWDEIIEIVPLEVEEVFDATVPGNHNFVANDFIVHNSIEQDADMVAFLYRDDYYDKETEKKNIIEVIIGKQRSGPTGTVELAFLKEYNKFVSLSHHDER, from the coding sequence ATGAGTGATATTTTCCTCGATCGTATTCCGCCCCAAAACATCGAGGCTGAACAAGCCGTTTTGGGGGCTATTTTTTTGGAGCGAGAAGCGTTAATTGCCGCGACTGATATTTTGGTGGCAGAAGATTTCTATCGGACATCACATCAGCGTATTTTTCAGGTAATGACCGATCTCGGAGAGCGGAATGAACCGGTTGATCTTGTAACGGTAACGGCAGAGCTGGAGAATCGCAAACAGCTTGATGAGGTGGGCAGCGTCTCGTATCTGACAGATCTGGCAACGTCTGTTCCAACTGCATCGAACATCGAATACTATGCCAAAATCGTGGAGGAGAAATCAACCCTTCGTCGATTGATCCGTGCTGCTACCAAAATCGTGACGGACGGGTATACAGGCGGAGAAGATATTCCGGCTCTCTTAGGCGATGCAGAACGGCACATCATGCAGATCGCACAGCGTCAGCGTACATCAAGCTTTATGCATATTAAAGACGTGCTCATGGATACGTATGAGTATATCGAGACGTTGTCCGAGAGCAAGGGAGAAATCACAGGTCTGCCGACAGGGTACCCAGACCTTGATAAGATGACAGCCGGTCTGAAGCCGTCTGAGCTGATTATTCTGGCGGCCCGTCCGGCAGTCGGAAAGACGGCATTTGCGCTGAATGTGGCACAAAATGTGGCAGCACGCGCCGGTGCGCCGGTAGCAATCTTTAGCCTGGAGATGTCGGCGACCCAACTGGTGCAACGGATGATTTGCGCGGAAGGAAATATTGACGCGCAGCGAATGCGGACAGGTTATTTTGCGGATGATGATTGGCATAAGCTAACGATGGCAATTGGTACGCTGGCCAGTGCACCGATCTATATTGATGATACGCCAGGGATTACGATTACGGATATTCGGTCGAAGTGCCGCCGCCTGAAATCAGAGGTAGGGCTCGGGTTGATTCTGATTGATTATCTACAGCTTATTACGGGGCGCAAGGGCGGCGGAGATAACCGCCAGCAGGAGATCTCCGAGATCTCGCGTACACTGAAGCTCATTGCCCGGGAGCTGGAGTGCCCGGTTATTGCCCTGTCACAGCTGAGCCGTGCGGTTGAGCAGCGCCAGGACAAGCGTCCGATGCTATCTGATATACGTGAGAGTGGATGCTTATCATACGATACTTTGCTAACCCGTGCGGACACAGGGGAACGCGTTCCTATCGGTTCGTTGGTTGGACAGGAAAATATCCCGGTATTGAGCATGAATGATGAGCTGAAGCTGGAAGTAGCTCATATTAGTAAGGTGTTCAGCAGTGGGTATAAGCAACTGTTTGAGCTACGAACAGCAAGCGGTCGTTCGATTAAAGCTTCAGCCAACCATCCGTTCTATACAGTGGAAGGCTGGAAAGCGGTAGAAGAGTTACAAGTTGGTGAACGGGTTAGTGTAGCACGTCAGCTCACGCTAGGACCTTCAAAAGAATTGAAAGATCAAATGAGTAAAGAAGAACTTGGACTTCTTGCACATTTGATTGGAGATGGTTGTGTGCTTGCACGTCAGCCTATTCATTACACAAGTGAAGACGAAGCTAATCTTTCTTATGTAGCAGAGGTGGCTGTACAGTTATTTGGTATTCAGTCACGGGTAGTGGAGCAAAGCACATGGAAGCATATTTATCTGCCTGCTCCGTATCGTTTAGCTCGTGGTAAGCGACATCCAATCACCCTGTGGTTTGAAGAGCTTGGTATATGGAACCTTCGTTCTTATGAGAAAATTATTCCAGATAAAGTATTTAAACAGTCTAGAGATTCTATAGGCTGGTTCCTGCATCACTTATGGGCTACAGATGGTTGTATTTATTTTAAGGAAGATCAGCAAGGTAAAATCTATTATGCAAGCAGCAGTCGGACACTGGCAGAGCAAGTCCAGCATTTGTTGTTGCGACTTAGTATTCTCAGTACAGTCCGCACTGTAAAACAAGGAAAGCATAGAGCAAATTATCATGTTGATATATCAGGAAAAGATATGCAGCTTGCTTTTATGGAACGGATCGGATGTTATGGAAAGCGTGGCGGAAACATTATTGATTTTTCAGCTGCTTTACATGGGAAGAAACGGAATCCTAACCGTGATGTTATTCCGAAAGAGGTATGGTCTTACGTAGCTTCTGTTAAGGATGAGTACGGACTTAGCTGGAGAAATGTGAGTAATGGTTTAGCTATGTCTTATTGCGGCTCAACTCTTTTCAAAAGTGGTGTTTCAAGGGAAAGGTTATCGAAGCTTTATAAAGTGATCCCGGACAAAAAGTTGAGTCATCTAGCTTCTTCTGATATTTACTGGGATGAAATCATTGAAATTGTTCCGCTAGAAGTGGAAGAAGTATTTGACGCGACAGTGCCAGGTAATCACAACTTTGTTGCAAATGATTTTATTGTTCATAACAGCATTGAACAGGATGCCGATATGGTGGCGTTCTTATACCGTGACGACTACTACGATAAAGAGACCGAGAAAAAGAACATTATCGAGGTTATCATCGGTAAGCAGCGGAGCGGTCCGACGGGGACGGTAGAGCTTGCGTTCCTCAAGGAGTACAACAAATTCGTAAGTCTGAGTCACCATGATGAACGGTAA
- a CDS encoding adenylosuccinate synthase encodes MSTVVVVGSQWGDEGKGKVTDFLAEKAEVVARYQGGDNAGHTIVFGGTKYKLHLIPSGIFYNDKICVIGNGMVVNPKSLLKELEYLHGHGVSTDNLRISDRAHVIMPYHIKIDGAEEASKGDNKIGTTLKGIGPAYMDKAARIGIRMADLMDKAEFEKKLRRNLEEKNRLFEKVYEVEGCNFDEIFEEYLGYADQIRKYVADTSVVLNDSIDAGKRVLFEGAQGVMLDIDQGTFPFVTSSNPVAGGVCIGSGVGPTKIHHVVGVAKAYTSRVGDGPFPTELHDEIGHHIREVGREYGTTTGRPRRVGWFDSVVVRHARRVSGITALSLNSVDVLTGLETVKICAAYRYKGEVIEHYPANLNILAECEPVYEELPGWTEDITKCRALDELPENARHYIERVTQLTGIPLSMFSVGPDRDQTNIVRSVYAL; translated from the coding sequence ATGTCAACTGTAGTAGTTGTAGGTTCCCAATGGGGAGATGAAGGGAAAGGTAAAGTAACCGACTTTCTCGCGGAAAAAGCAGAAGTAGTGGCACGCTATCAGGGCGGAGACAACGCGGGTCATACTATTGTTTTTGGTGGGACTAAATATAAATTACATTTGATTCCTTCGGGGATTTTTTACAATGATAAAATTTGTGTAATCGGAAACGGAATGGTTGTAAATCCGAAATCGCTCCTTAAAGAGCTTGAATACTTACATGGCCACGGCGTAAGCACAGACAATCTGCGTATTAGCGACCGTGCGCATGTTATCATGCCATACCACATCAAAATTGACGGTGCGGAAGAAGCGAGCAAAGGTGACAACAAGATCGGTACAACGCTGAAAGGTATCGGACCGGCTTACATGGACAAGGCTGCCCGTATCGGTATTCGTATGGCCGATCTGATGGATAAAGCGGAGTTCGAGAAAAAACTGCGCCGCAACCTCGAAGAGAAAAACCGTCTGTTCGAAAAAGTATACGAAGTAGAAGGCTGCAACTTCGACGAAATCTTTGAAGAGTATCTTGGTTATGCGGATCAAATCCGCAAGTATGTAGCGGATACATCTGTTGTTCTAAACGATTCTATCGATGCCGGTAAACGTGTTCTGTTCGAAGGTGCACAGGGCGTTATGCTTGATATCGACCAGGGTACATTCCCATTCGTTACTTCATCAAATCCGGTAGCAGGCGGTGTCTGCATCGGTTCAGGTGTTGGCCCAACGAAAATTCATCACGTTGTCGGGGTAGCCAAAGCATACACAAGTCGTGTAGGTGATGGCCCGTTCCCGACAGAGCTTCATGACGAGATCGGTCACCATATCCGTGAAGTAGGTCGTGAATACGGCACAACAACAGGTCGTCCGCGCCGTGTAGGTTGGTTCGACAGCGTCGTTGTACGTCATGCACGCCGTGTAAGTGGAATTACCGCTCTGTCTCTGAACTCTGTGGACGTTCTGACAGGCCTTGAGACGGTTAAGATTTGTGCCGCTTATCGTTACAAAGGTGAAGTGATTGAGCACTACCCAGCGAACTTGAACATTCTTGCGGAATGTGAACCGGTATACGAAGAACTGCCGGGCTGGACAGAAGACATTACAAAATGCCGTGCGCTTGATGAACTGCCGGAAAATGCACGCCACTACATTGAGCGTGTGACACAGCTGACAGGTATTCCACTGTCAATGTTCTCCGTAGGTCCAGACCGTGACCAAACAAATATTGTTCGCAGTGTATACGCACTGTAG
- a CDS encoding M23 family metallopeptidase, with translation MTHNRQVATIMWEVMMLLERIASWKKKEFEDDALQNEPGYFLYRLLTGAATSALLTVACGQMLIMAWPYITDAPKQDKQAVHTEQVVKQKEQVAWSVREKLSHGDGHFLMPAPGPLSSPFGMRWGRMHQGIDIASPIGTPVKAADNGRVIFAGVKTGYGNCMIIDHGNGYETVYGHLDALVASEGDIVEKKELIAYSGNTGRSTGPHLHFEIREHGEPIDPIPFLQ, from the coding sequence ATGACGCACAATAGACAAGTAGCAACGATCATGTGGGAGGTTATGATGTTACTTGAACGAATCGCGTCATGGAAGAAGAAAGAGTTCGAGGATGACGCGCTACAAAACGAACCTGGCTATTTCTTATACAGGCTGCTAACAGGTGCGGCTACAAGCGCTCTGCTGACAGTTGCATGCGGACAAATGCTTATAATGGCATGGCCCTATATAACGGATGCACCAAAACAGGACAAACAAGCTGTACATACAGAGCAGGTCGTCAAACAGAAAGAGCAAGTAGCATGGAGCGTGCGGGAAAAGCTGTCGCACGGCGATGGGCACTTTCTAATGCCAGCTCCGGGGCCGCTTAGCTCGCCGTTTGGCATGCGCTGGGGACGGATGCATCAGGGAATTGATATTGCGAGTCCGATTGGAACCCCGGTTAAAGCAGCCGATAATGGACGCGTCATTTTTGCGGGTGTGAAAACCGGGTATGGCAATTGTATGATCATCGACCATGGTAATGGATACGAGACTGTATACGGACATCTGGATGCGCTGGTTGCTTCAGAGGGGGACATCGTAGAGAAGAAAGAACTAATCGCTTATTCCGGCAATACAGGCCGCTCGACCGGTCCCCACCTTCATTTTGAAATCAGGGAGCACGGTGAACCGATTGATCCCATTCCTTTTTTGCAGTAG
- the yycF gene encoding response regulator YycF, with product MKQKVLVVDDERPIADILKFTLEKEGYDVRCAYDGNEALEIAHTYAPDMILLDIMLPGKDGIEVCRLIRQTSDVPIIMLTAKDSELDKVLGLELGADDYVTKPFSSRELLARIKANLRRHTKVIKPEGRAEVDEARVSVGTLIIDTKSYTVEKRGQPIEITHREFALLHYLAQHLDQVLTRDHLLQAVWGFDYFGDARTVDVTIRRLREKIEDDPSSPHYIITRRSLGYMMRNPVEDVR from the coding sequence ATGAAACAGAAAGTACTAGTAGTAGATGATGAACGTCCAATAGCAGACATTCTAAAATTCACACTGGAGAAGGAAGGGTATGATGTACGGTGTGCGTATGATGGCAATGAGGCACTTGAAATTGCTCATACGTATGCACCGGATATGATCCTACTTGATATTATGCTGCCGGGCAAAGATGGGATCGAAGTGTGCCGATTGATCCGGCAGACTTCTGATGTTCCAATCATTATGCTGACCGCAAAAGACAGTGAACTGGATAAAGTGCTTGGACTGGAACTTGGAGCTGACGACTATGTCACTAAGCCGTTCAGCAGTCGGGAGTTGCTCGCCCGTATTAAGGCGAATTTGCGCCGCCATACGAAAGTTATCAAACCAGAAGGAAGAGCAGAAGTAGACGAAGCGAGAGTCTCGGTTGGCACACTTATCATTGATACAAAATCATATACCGTAGAAAAACGCGGGCAACCCATTGAGATTACGCACCGCGAATTCGCACTGCTGCATTATCTAGCTCAGCATCTCGATCAAGTGCTGACGCGTGATCACCTGCTTCAGGCTGTCTGGGGTTTTGATTATTTTGGAGATGCAAGAACGGTTGACGTGACGATTCGGCGTCTGCGTGAAAAAATAGAGGATGATCCGAGTTCGCCTCACTACATCATCACGCGGCGCAGTCTTGGCTACATGATGCGCAACCCGGTAGAGGATGTGCGATGA
- a CDS encoding ATP-binding protein has product MKRVGFFQTVQWKVVILYLLLILIAMQVIGAYFIRTAESYYVNNFTETLNTQANLLAMNIEKYLEVDTVPREDVDNLIRNLFVLRNADVQLLDQNGIVLTTTEENKSFIGQKNTRAEVNMALLGTRSESVQYNPETHQRVKVLALPIKKGTKILGALYLVASMEEMYQTMSQINKILATGTGIALLLTAALGIVLARTITTPVKEITRQATAMANGDFNGSVRVYSEDEIGQLGQTFNLLTSRLRQAIAQNEAEKEKLASILTHMSDGVIATDGDYNVMLINRPAQRLLGVDYKTTIGRSLYEVLSIPEDQEEGDSFFQPAAPVIVDMNVEGEERLIRFSFNMLKSHEADRKPGIIAVLQDVTEQEELERVRQEFVANVSHELRTPLTTLKSYLEALEEGAMHDPAIAGQFLQVLLSETDRMTRLVSDLLQLSRYDARQQLLDIRPVDVSQLLYDVRERFRIRIRQERIDLNLELPGKGLPFVRADRDAVIQVLDNLLSNAMKYSNENTTVTVRATQEDSMVRIEVADEGVGIRQRDLTRIFERFYRVDKARSRSMGGTGLGLSIARQIVLAHGGTIEITSEWQKGTKVSFTLPIEEEREHEAT; this is encoded by the coding sequence ATGAAGCGGGTCGGTTTTTTTCAGACTGTGCAGTGGAAGGTAGTCATTTTGTATCTGCTGCTCATTTTGATTGCGATGCAGGTCATTGGTGCCTACTTCATTCGTACGGCTGAATCATACTATGTGAACAACTTTACTGAAACATTGAATACACAGGCTAATCTACTTGCTATGAACATCGAGAAATATCTTGAGGTAGATACAGTGCCGAGGGAAGATGTGGACAACTTGATCCGCAATCTGTTCGTGTTGCGTAACGCAGATGTGCAGTTGCTTGACCAGAATGGGATTGTACTGACGACAACAGAAGAAAACAAATCGTTCATCGGACAGAAAAATACACGTGCTGAAGTGAACATGGCACTGCTTGGCACACGAAGCGAATCCGTGCAGTATAATCCGGAGACTCATCAGCGTGTCAAAGTGCTAGCGCTGCCTATTAAAAAAGGAACAAAAATTCTTGGAGCTCTCTATCTTGTCGCTTCTATGGAAGAGATGTATCAGACGATGAGCCAGATTAACAAGATACTGGCGACCGGAACGGGAATAGCCCTCCTGCTTACTGCTGCGCTTGGCATTGTGCTCGCCCGGACCATTACAACACCCGTTAAAGAAATTACCCGGCAGGCGACCGCGATGGCAAATGGAGATTTTAATGGAAGTGTGCGAGTGTATTCAGAGGACGAGATTGGACAACTTGGTCAGACATTCAATCTCCTTACAAGTCGTCTCCGGCAAGCCATCGCCCAGAACGAAGCCGAGAAAGAAAAGCTTGCCTCCATTCTTACACATATGAGTGACGGGGTCATTGCGACAGACGGGGACTACAATGTCATGTTGATTAATCGTCCGGCTCAGCGTCTGCTTGGTGTCGACTATAAGACGACGATTGGACGAAGTTTGTATGAGGTGCTGTCCATTCCAGAAGATCAGGAAGAAGGAGATTCCTTTTTTCAACCGGCGGCTCCGGTCATTGTGGATATGAATGTTGAAGGGGAAGAACGGCTGATTCGCTTTAGTTTTAATATGCTCAAAAGCCATGAAGCAGATCGGAAGCCAGGTATTATTGCGGTGCTTCAGGACGTAACCGAGCAGGAAGAGCTAGAACGGGTCCGACAGGAATTTGTGGCCAACGTGTCGCATGAGTTGCGGACACCGCTCACAACCCTTAAGAGCTACTTAGAGGCGCTGGAGGAAGGTGCTATGCATGACCCGGCCATTGCCGGGCAATTCCTTCAGGTACTACTCAGTGAGACAGACAGGATGACGCGCCTGGTGAGTGATCTTCTGCAGCTTTCCCGGTACGATGCCCGGCAGCAATTGCTTGATATACGCCCAGTTGACGTATCGCAATTGCTGTACGATGTACGGGAGAGGTTTCGCATTCGTATTCGACAGGAGCGAATTGATCTGAACCTTGAGTTGCCCGGCAAAGGTCTTCCGTTTGTCCGTGCTGACCGTGACGCGGTCATTCAAGTTCTGGATAATTTGTTATCGAATGCGATGAAATACTCAAATGAAAATACAACAGTCACAGTCAGAGCGACACAGGAAGATAGTATGGTACGCATTGAAGTAGCGGATGAAGGCGTGGGAATTCGACAGCGAGATCTTACTCGCATTTTTGAACGCTTTTATCGTGTAGATAAGGCACGTAGCCGTAGCATGGGGGGGACGGGGCTCGGACTGTCTATTGCCCGGCAGATCGTATTGGCTCATGGTGGGACGATCGAGATTACGAGTGAATGGCAGAAAGGAACAAAAGTAAGCTTCACGCTTCCAATCGAGGAGGAGAGGGAACATGAAGCAACTTGA